In Mustela erminea isolate mMusErm1 chromosome 7, mMusErm1.Pri, whole genome shotgun sequence, the genomic stretch aagccccaactcaggctccctgctcacctggggagtctgcttctccctctcccactccctctgtgctcgctctccctctctcactctctctcaaataaaaaaaattttaaagatttttttcttgggtgcctgggtggctcagtgggttaaatcctctgccttcggctcaggtcatgatcccagggtcctgggatcgagccccgcatcgggctctctgctccgcagggagcctgcttcctcctctctctctgcctgcctctctgtctacttgtgatctctgtctgctaagtaaataaataaaatctttaaaaaaaaaaagattttattcttaaagaattCCTTGTCTTTTTGGAAATAAACACTAATGTCTTTAGAAGTAAATGCATATTTGCAATTTTCAAACAGTTCATATACATGTAGATACAGTCCAGGGGAGAATGAGAGAATAAGGTTAACTGATAAAAATGTTACTATTTGGGGGTAGGGCTGCCTAGGTGGTCAGGCAGTtgaacttctgactcttgattttagctcaggtcctgattcagggtcatgagatctaatgccgagggctctgtgctcagcagggcgtctgcttgtgcctctccctctgcccctccccccgcttgtaATCTGTCTCTCCCACTCTACGAAATAGAatcgtaggggcacctgggtggctcagtgggttaaagcctctgccttcggctcaggtcatggtcccagagtcttgggatcgagccccgtgttgggctttctgctctgtggggagcctgcttccttctctctacttaattgtgatgtctgtcaaataaatgaaaatcttcaaaaaaaaatttaagataaaataaataaaattcttaaaaaaagtgACTATTTAGGGAACTAGGTAAAACGGATGGAAATTCTTTGCAGTGctcttgcaacttttctgaaagtctaaaattattccaaaacaaaaacttagaaataaaataaaataaatgcggGATAAGGGCATGAGGAATTATCCAGCGTAGTCTGGGGAGTTAACGGCTCTTGGGGGTGTGGCGGTCATGCGTAGAGAAATGGGTGCCTTGTGGGAGCCATGAGTTGCCCCGTAACTAGATGATCAGATGTTCTTCGCCAGAGCTTTTCCAAACTTCACCTGGAGAGggctttctgttgttttgttctttccacaCACACCCACGCGCCCTGGTGGAGGCTCTCCTGCAGCTCTAGGTGGGGTAGAGCCTGCGTTTCTAATAAGCTCCAGGTGACACTGATGCTGCTTTCCTGCCGGTCCCGGTATTGCCCTTTGAGTCACACCGGGGGGTAAATACAGCTGCGACACTGCCCACACGTTCTCCAGCCTGGCTGCCCCGCGGGACCCTGAGGAACCGGCTTTCATTGCTCTTCCCAGCGGATTCTCCTTAGCAGCTGGGATTAACTCCTTACTTTGATACTCCTGCCTTTCCATCATCTCAAATTGAGATCCTCCATCCGGATATCACCCTGGCTTCCGGAAGAGCGTCATTGTCTGCTGCTGCTGTATCCATCAGGCGCCCAGGAGCCGGAAGACTCTTCCTGGTCGACCACCTCGGTTGAAGCACTTGCACACAGGTCATGCACAAACCCTTCCCCCAGGCACCAGTCCCTCCGCAATGGGTCCAGACCTTCTTTTCCCAGCTGCTCTCCAGGGCTCCCCCCTGGATGCTCCGTTCCTAGCAGAGCTGTTCAGCCCCCTGAACCCCAGGCTCCATTTGCACCTGTAACCACCTCACATGTGCTGATCTCCGGTCTCACTCCCTCCCGCGTGAGAGCCGCTCTTTGGTTCCTTCCTCCTGGGGGCCTGTGCTGAGGCAGTCAcagggcccccacccccaccgggcCCATCCCAGGGCTTAGAACAGAGGAGCAAGCGTCTCTGCCACTGGGCCACAGGTCACCCTGTTCCTGTTCCCATAGGACAGGGCTCAGCAGCCTGCCACATGTGGGCAAGGGCAGAGAGGGGACAACCTCGGTGTCACCCTGAAATTCTGGCCTGGCACCCAATTCCCCATCGCCGGGccgcctccccaccctccctccttccgTGCGTGCCTCGGACGTGGAGAAAATAGGTCACGGGGAGGTGCTGCCAGGGTTGTCCCCTCAGGGGAGGGTTTGGCGCAGGAGAGAAGCCTAAATTTGTTTGGAGCTTGAGAAAGGGACCTGGGAGGCACAAGAAGACCGTCCCCTTCTGCAGGGTTCTCCTACCTCCTTCTCGGCTCCTCCCACCGCCGCAGCTGGGCCTCTCCAGGCCTCACTTGCCCTGAAAAACACTTCCTCGTGACCCAGCACCACCCACCACCCATCACCCACTGCCCCCGTGCACAGAGCCTGCTGGAGCTCATTCCTCTTAATGTGCTTGGCTGCCTAGGAATGGGCTGCGGTAATCATGAAGATGAGGGGCTGcgcctgggcctcagtttccaggaGAATCACGGCTGGAGTCGGAATGGGGAGCGAGGGACCCGGACTCAGAGCAGCTGCGGGACAGCCAGCCTCAAGTCCCCAGAGGCTTCTGAGGCAGCTGACTCCACCGTGCCTCTGGTGCCTGCCCAGCTAGTTGTCTCTCCTTTGGGGACATCCAGGCGGAAACTTCCAGGAGAGGCTCATCCCACCCTCAGGAAAGGAAGATGTCCCCTTCCTCCCATTAAAGCTCTTGAGGCTTTGCACTCTCGTTTCCCTGCAGATCCTTTTTGGTTGAGTGTTTCCGTCGTTACTCAGGCCTGCTGAGTTCCAAACGGACAGGAACTTAGGAGCGGGTATGAGGAAGCCCCCTAAGAAAGTAAcacccgggcgcctgggtggctcagtgggttaaagcctctgccttcggttcaggtcatgatcccaggatcctgggattgagccccgcatggggctctctgctcggcagggagcctgcttcctcctctctctgcctgcctctctgcctatacttgtgatctctgtctgtcaaatgaataaataaaatctttaaaaaaaaaaaaaaaaagaaagagtaacacCCCACTCCCAAATCTGGGAATGCCCTAACCACTCCATCCCATCTCTCTAGTCTCAGGCTCCACGTCCCTCCAGGAAGAAGCTGCCCTCATGGTGCCGGAGCACCCACGGCCAAACCCCTACTCTGTCCTCCAGACTCCCGTGGGCTGCTCCGTGCAGGTGGATACCTGCCCCCTGCCTggtctgcctctgtctcccagGCTGCCGTAAGAGCTATTTGCCATGCACTTACTTTCCCACTTGTTTACAAGAACCATCAATTTCCAATCCCCAATCAGTACCTCACAAATAACGTTAGGGTCACTTTTGGGTAGAAGAGGCAATTTGGGTGTGAAAATATTGTAGTTTTCAGTTATAGAGGAATTAtggaagaaataagtaaaaatatttgaaatcgaGGCTAAGAAAATCCGAGACATATATACAGGCACTGTGTGTCTATGGTCTTACATCTCCAGGCTAATCACTCTTGGAGCCCTTGGAGCTTCCCTCTCTTTGACATTTTCTCCCCGTTTTACCCAGTCACTCTCATCCATTCCATTCATCCCCAATCAACACAttatgtggtgttttttttttccatgagtcaatttttattggtttttgaaGTAAAGAATTATGGGCATAAGGCTCAATGAGTTCCAGAGCAAATGACAGAAGGAAACTACATCATACAGGTAGGTGGGAAGACCCAGCAGGGAAGACTCCCAGGGCAGCTGTGACCCTCACCCACAAGGGCTGGGTCTTGCTTGTGAGGACCTTGTAGCCCAGACCCAGCCCAGCTGAGAAGGACCTCATGGAGCTGGAAGAGACTGAGCCACATCTCAGGGGATCTGAAGAGGTACCCCAGTCCTCTCTGAAAGACAGTCATTTCTAGTCATCTTGGAACCTTCCGGTCTTAAATCTTTGCCACCAATAGCAGCTTGACCACTATGAggactcttccctccctctgagaTAGCCAGCCTGTTCTCCCTCACCTGTGCCTGCTCAGATGGAAGCCTCCCTGACCAGGGACAGAAGGCGGCCCCTGCacatggaggaggagggagttggtTCCAGAAGGCTGGCAAAACCCAGTGACCCCTGAGGCTATTTGCCCTTCCCTTCCACTGTGGTGGGTCCTCCCACTGATGTTTGGGGGGTAAAGGAAAGGGGGCTTCTCAGTAGGAGAgctcctgtcccccctcccccgaggAGGGCTCCTCCTCTATGAGCTCCAGGTCGAACTCATCTTCCAGGGACCCTCCAACAGGCAGGAGGCGGAACTTCTTCCCCTTCAGGGTGCATGTGCGATGCTCGAAGTCCAGGACGGCGTTGTGGTCCTGGAGCACGTCAGTACCAATGATGGCTTCTTCGGCACTGGCGTCGGCCACTAagaactctgccttcagcttcagctTCCCCAGGGACACCACTGTATCCCAGATGCCCAGGATCTTCATTTCAGCCCCATTGGCCACTTTTACCACATTCTCAAAGGGCCGCAGGGTGTCCAAGTCACCATCCGTGACCTCCTCCCACAAGCTGGGGTGGACCACAGACACCTGAGCCCCGGAATCCACCAGGAACCTCACAGGCACCTTGCCAATTTTCCCCTTGAGGTAGTAGCCCTTACCCATGCTGTTGGCAAAGACGATCTCCTTGGGCAGGTGGCTGCGGGTGGCCCCAGGCCCGCCGAAGGCTTTCAGGAGGGTCTCTCTCACAGCACCGTAGTCTTCCTGGTCCTTGGGGCTGAGTCCACTATAGACCTCCAGGGCATCTCCCCTGAGAGACTCTTTCAGGAACCTGAGTTTGGTGACGTGGTCCCAGTGGTTGAGGTCGTTGATGACCTCGAAGCGGTGCAGCCAGAGGTGTGGGGCTATGTTGGCTCCATCAAAGGGCTCCGGAACGAAGGCATGCTCCCGATGGCCCTCCCGGCTCCTGGCTCCGCTCCCCGCcatccctctgtcctcctctggAACTGCAGCACCGACCCACGCCAAGTAGAGCAAAGCGCAGAGCAGTGTGGGCGCAATCACGCTGGAGAAGAAGGCCTCTCGGAGCGGAGTGTTGTTTGCTGCCCGtctggggcaggcagagggggcctGGCACGAGCTGTCGGACTGACTGCTGGGCACGGAGGCAGGCAGCTACTATGACCTGCTCAATCGGCAGAGCCTTTTTGATGCCTAGCCTAGGCCCCCGGGGCTCCCCATTCTTCCTTTGTTCTGGAAGCCCCGCCCTTGCTCAGCCCTCCCTCCTGCCAGCATCCTGCCCAACGAGCAGGATCAGTGCCTCACCCTTCTGCATCCATCGCTGGGACTGGTACAGGCCAGCCCACGGTGCAAGAAAGTCCAGCCCCAGTCAGAGGGGACCCACTCAGGTACCCTCCCCAGCCCGTGTCCGAGAATAACAGAGGAGGACACAGAGTATGTTATGACATCCAGGTGTCTGTCATCAGCTGGAGGAGGCAAGGACCAAAAGGCCCACCAGCTTCTAGCCTGGGGAAgcccctttgccccacccccaagTGGCCGCTTTGAGGGGCTAAAGGAGCATTCATTCACCACGCTCTTACCATATGTGAGCCTGGCGTGGGTGTTTCTCATTCTAAACCAAGTGTGGAATCCCATGAGATTCTCTAGAGGGGAAGATAGAGGACAGTCCCAAAATCAAGAATgcacagaaaatgttttttaagtgaggggacacacatacacacaagcattTGCCATGAACTCGATTGCTACAGTTGTTTTTCCCTCACTGATCACATCTAGTACAGAGTCAgcacttgggggaggggggcaggcctCGGCCAGAGCACCCTCATTAAGGCCCTGAAGTGGGCTGGTGCCAACCCTGAACTTCTGGGAGTGTACGCCAAGATCCGGATGGGCTCCAGCTCCAGAGCTGGGCGGGCCCGACCTCTGAGCCACTGATGTTGTCTCCTCCCCTCCTGTTCCCTCTCACCTTCCAGGAAACTTCCAAGAGCCCCTTCCCCAAGCTCCGCAGCCCTCTTTCTCCCAGTTCCGTCCTCATTCATGGAAAGAGCAGTGAGGGAATCTCACTCCCTTATGTTCTGAGAAGGGGACATGCCCGCCATGTTGGCGAAGCCAGTGGTGAGGTTCTGGGAGGATTTGGATGGAGGAAGTTGGCTGTGTGACCTCCTGCTGGGGAGTGCAGCCTGCCTTGGGCCACCCCGTGGGTTCCCAGAAGGCAGATCTGTGAGTCCCAGGgttggagcctgacttgggcctGTGCAGAGAGACTGGGGCTTTTGGGGGGACCCACTTTCATGATCTGCTTCAAATGTCACCCCCTCCATGGAGCCTTCTGCGGCTCTCACACGCCTGCCCACTCCCAGTGGAGCGTGTGTTGCAGGATGGTGTACTGGTTCATTCATAACTCTGTCTCCAGCAATGAACCGGAACGCGAGGTTCACATAAACCAGACACGTGTGACTGTCTCCAGCCCCCACAGAAACTTACTCTCAGGTTAGCAGGTGTTCTCTGCCGGGCTCCAGACCCAGTGGAGTGCTGTCACCAAACAAGAGGGATTAAGACAGGAGAGGAGCTGGAACAGCAGCACACCTGCGGCTCTCAGCTATTGTTCCTGGCCCAGAGCCTGTCTCTCATCCATTCCCTGTACCACTCATTCCCCC encodes the following:
- the ASPRV1 gene encoding retroviral-like aspartic protease 1 encodes the protein MAGSGARSREGHREHAFVPEPFDGANIAPHLWLHRFEVINDLNHWDHVTKLRFLKESLRGDALEVYSGLSPKDQEDYGAVRETLLKAFGGPGATRSHLPKEIVFANSMGKGYYLKGKIGKVPVRFLVDSGAQVSVVHPSLWEEVTDGDLDTLRPFENVVKVANGAEMKILGIWDTVVSLGKLKLKAEFLVADASAEEAIIGTDVLQDHNAVLDFEHRTCTLKGKKFRLLPVGGSLEDEFDLELIEEEPSSGEGGQELSY